One genomic segment of Betaproteobacteria bacterium includes these proteins:
- a CDS encoding PEP-CTERM sorting domain-containing protein, giving the protein MDTAAIDNFVKLNYDNQQGSGMGYDMIFLIPDSLFVTSALNPVVYLYSRFGDNFAANDGFEEWALKTGGGNATCPPGSTDPKCGGGGGGGGVPEPGSIALLGAALAGLIAVRRRRVA; this is encoded by the coding sequence ATGGACACGGCGGCGATCGATAACTTCGTGAAGCTGAACTACGACAATCAGCAGGGTTCGGGTATGGGCTACGACATGATTTTCCTCATTCCGGATAGCCTATTCGTAACGAGTGCGCTCAACCCTGTGGTATATCTGTACTCGAGATTCGGTGATAACTTCGCCGCGAACGACGGATTCGAGGAATGGGCGTTGAAGACCGGTGGCGGAAATGCGACCTGCCCGCCGGGGAGCACGGATCCAAAGTGTGGCGGCGGCGGAGGAGGAGGCGGCGTACCCGAACCAGGCAGTATCGCGTTGTTGGGTGCAGCGCTCGCAGGATTGATAGCCGTGCGTAGGCGCCGGGTAGCGTAG